From a region of the Lactuca sativa cultivar Salinas chromosome 4, Lsat_Salinas_v11, whole genome shotgun sequence genome:
- the LOC111921360 gene encoding 40S ribosomal protein S29, which yields MLKTTSQRRPTPTAKSRVLSSSTFRARRLHTPTMGHSNVWNSHPKTYGPGSRTCRVCGNSHGLIRKYGLMCCRQCFHSNAKEIGFIKYR from the exons ATGTTAAAAACTACCTCACAACGTCGTCCCACACCCACtgcaaaatctagggttttgagttCATCGACTTTCAGAGCTCGTCGCCTCCATACACCAACAATGGGTCATTCGAACGTCTGGAACTCCCATCCCAAAACATACGGCCCTGGTTCTCGTACCTG CCGTGTATGTGGTAACTCACATGGGTTGATCAGAAAGTATGGGCTTATGTGCTGCAGACAATGCTTCCATAGCAATGCAAAGGAGATTGGTTTCATCAAG TATCGTTGA